Genomic segment of Pirellulales bacterium:
GGCACGCTGGATCACGTGATCTTGCTCGCGCGCCCAATCGAACTCGACTTCGCCGCGAACGTGGTCGTTGAACTTCAGTTTACCGTCGCGCGGCATTTTCAGTCGCACCACCCCCTTGCGTCCTGTGGCCTCGAATTTCTGCTGTTGTTCACGATTGTCGGCCATCCAGCGTCGGCTATAGAGAAATGGCCGTTTTTCGGCGACGGCGGCGTCACGCTCGGCTTGGATCTCTTCCGGAGTCGCGTAGTCGTGGTAGGCAAAGCCGCCAGCCAGCAGTTTTTCCACCGCCGCTTGATATTGCGGGAACCGCTGCGATTGAAAGTAGGGCGTGTAAGGTCCGCCAACTTCGGGGCCTTCGTCCCAGTCGATTCCCAGCCAGCGAAAGCCGTGCAGGATTGGGGCAAGCGCAGCTTCGACGTTTCGCTGCTGATCGGTGTCATCGATCCGCAGTAAGAACTGGCCTCCGTGCCGCCGCGCAAACAGCCAATTGAACAGGGCCGTCCGTACGCCGCCAATGTGCAAATAGCCGGTTGGGCTGGGTGCAAAGCGGGTGCGGACGGGGGAAATGTTCGACATGGCAGCGATGGTCGCGGGAATGAAAGCGGAGGAAATAACAAATTATCGGTGAAAGCAAGAAAGGGAAAGGCGGTGTAAAAAGGCCAATCGCTAGTTCTAAATTACCCAGAACGGAAGCCCGGCGCATGAGTAGGGGGACACGCACAATCGCTGTAAATCGTAATTTTGTCGTTCCGTGATGAACATGCCGGATGACCAGCCTTTCGTTTACAAGCGATTTTTTTGGCTGAGCGACTTGGCATTGGATGCTGGCTGAGAAAGAATAACGCAGATCGGCCTGCTCGTCATTGCCCAATGTCAATTTCAGCACTCGTGAGGGGTGGAGCCGTTTTCGGAACAACCATGGGCGACTTCGAGCAGATTCTGCAAATTCGTCCCGGCCGCATCGCGGCCTTGTCGGCATACGCTCTGGCCAAAATCGTGCCGGACTCTGCGGCAATGGCGGCAGTTCGCGCTGCCTTGGAGTTGTCCAGGCAGCGTCACGTTCGGGTTGTTCAATCGCTGGTCGGTGTGGCCGATTCACAAACCGCGGAGAGGCTGAAATCTGTCGGTTTTTCCCATATTACCGACGTCTTTCATTTAGTTTGTGCCGTATCCGACCAGAAATCCTTTCCGATTCGCAACAGTCTGCGGTTTATGCTGTTCGACGATACTCCGCAAGCGGAAGTTATATTATCTCAATTAATTTCGCAGACTTACGATGCATCGCAAGACTGCCCAGAGTTAAACGGCAAGCGACCGGTCGACGAGGTGTTGGCGAGCTATCGAGCCATCGGACACAACCGCCGGCAAACGTGGTTCGTCGCGCAGCAGGAAAGCGCGAATGTAGGCTGCCTATTGCTCGCCGAGCATCCGAAGCAGCGCGATTTGGAGCTCATTTACATGGGCGTTGTACCACCGTTTCGCGGGCGCGGCATGGGGCGCGATTTTATTGAGCATGCACGAACCATCGCGGGAGGCTTGCCAACCGAGCGGTTGAGTTTAGCGGTAGACGCGAGAAACAAGCCCGCGCTGGCGATTTATCGAGCCGCGGGATTTGCTGAGGCCGCGAAATACAAGCTGTATCTGCTGCTGTTGTGAAGTCAAAATGCCTGCGCGCAAGCTATCTCCAGATATTTTGGGCGATGATGCCTCGAGAAGCGAAGCAATTAAATTTCGATCGAACAGTTTTTCCACGCAGCGCGCAACCCGACTAAAAAATATTTTTTATCGGATGCGCATACTTGACAGGCTGAGATTTCCGAAGGTTTTCTATGCACGTTTTTTTCTCAGCACGGTGGTTTGCAAAAAGTGTTCTCCCAAGGTTTGACAGCAACGCTAGCAGACGTACAATCGCATCCTTCGGGTGACACACAAAACATTTTTTCGACGGCGCTGCCGTCGCTAGCGGACGGGCTTTCTTACTGCTTCGCTTTCCAGTTCGGATGTGAAATCGCCGCCACGAAGGTGCGATAGCGGGAAGTTGTTGCGCGCTAGAGACTCCGGTCAGGATCAGACCATGGACGATAAGGAAATCGTGTTGGCCGTGCGTACACTGCTGGCCGACAAGGTTGAGCGGGACGATTTTGAACTCTGGTTTGGTGCAGAGACAAAGCTTGAGCTTACCGACGGAATATTCCGCGTAACTGCGATAAGCCGTTTTGTGCAAGATTGGCTGCGGATCCATTTCCGAGGCGCGATCGAAACGGCTTGCCGCCATGTTCTCGGCCGCTCCGCGGCCGTGGAATTTCACGTTGCCGACGCATCCCTCCCAACGGATTCAGCACTGCCAGAAGTGCGTCAAACGCAATTGCCGTTTGCAGGTTCGAGCGAACCGGCCGCCAACTCGGTCCTGGTGACTCATCACCGAAATCATGCGGGCGTCGCGCCCGCGCCATCGACAACGGCCGCGATGGGCAACCGCTGGCGTCGAACCAGCCGCCGCGGCCATCTTGCGGTGACCGCTGCACAAGGCGAAAACCTTACCACAGGATCGCGCCGGCGATTTGCCAAACTCGATTCGTTTGTCGTGGGAAGCTCGAACCGGCTTGCCCATGCGATGGCTCAAACGGCGGTGGAAAAGCCAGGCAGCATGTCGCCGCTGCTGTTTCACGGGCCCAGCGGCTGTGGCAAGACGCATCTTCTGGAAGCGATTTGGACTGCCGCACATGCTCTTCGCCGCAGCGCAAACGTAGTGTTCCTGTCGGCCGAGCAGTTCACTACACTGTTCGTCGAAGCGCTTCGCGGCGCCGGGCTGCCGAGCTTTCGTCGAAAATATCGCGGCGTCGATCTATTGATCGTCGACGACGTGCAGTTCCTCGAGGGCAAGCGGGCAACGCTCGTCGAGCTATTGCACACCATCGATGCACTTCACCGCGACGGTAAACAGTTGGTGTTTTCCGCCGATCGTTCTCCCGCGGCACTCGGCGAGCTAGGGCCTGAATTGGCTTCACGGTTGGCGGGCGGAATGACCTGCAGCCTGGAGCAACCCGATTTGTCCCTGCGCATTGGCTTGGTGCAGCAATTTGCGAGTCGGTTGGACGTCGAATTTCCGCCAGCGGTGGCCGAATACATTGCCGCTAACGTGACGACAGGCGCCCGCGAAATCTCAGGAGCGGTCAATCGCATTCATGCCGCCAGCCGTATGTTGAAGGAACCGATCTCCCATGAATTGGCAGAAGTTTCGTTGGCCGAGTTGCTTCGCCATAGTCGAAAAGCGGTGCGGCTGACCGACATCGAGCGGGCAATTTGCGACGAATTTGGGCTGTCGAACGAAAGCCTGCAATCGGGGGGGCGGACGAAGGCGATTAGCTCAGCACGGATGCTGGCGATGTTTCTGGCGCGAAAGCATACGCGCGCTGGACTCGCGGAAATTGGTCAGCATTTCGGCCGTCGTAGCCACAGTACAGTGATCTCAGCGCAAAAGCGTGTTTCCGATTGGCTGTCGAACCAGTCGGACATCGACCTCTCCGAGCGTCGCTGTACCGTGGATGAAGCGATTCAGCGCGTTGAACAAAGG
This window contains:
- a CDS encoding GNAT family N-acetyltransferase, yielding MSISALVRGGAVFGTTMGDFEQILQIRPGRIAALSAYALAKIVPDSAAMAAVRAALELSRQRHVRVVQSLVGVADSQTAERLKSVGFSHITDVFHLVCAVSDQKSFPIRNSLRFMLFDDTPQAEVILSQLISQTYDASQDCPELNGKRPVDEVLASYRAIGHNRRQTWFVAQQESANVGCLLLAEHPKQRDLELIYMGVVPPFRGRGMGRDFIEHARTIAGGLPTERLSLAVDARNKPALAIYRAAGFAEAAKYKLYLLLL
- the dnaA gene encoding chromosomal replication initiator protein DnaA, whose amino-acid sequence is MDDKEIVLAVRTLLADKVERDDFELWFGAETKLELTDGIFRVTAISRFVQDWLRIHFRGAIETACRHVLGRSAAVEFHVADASLPTDSALPEVRQTQLPFAGSSEPAANSVLVTHHRNHAGVAPAPSTTAAMGNRWRRTSRRGHLAVTAAQGENLTTGSRRRFAKLDSFVVGSSNRLAHAMAQTAVEKPGSMSPLLFHGPSGCGKTHLLEAIWTAAHALRRSANVVFLSAEQFTTLFVEALRGAGLPSFRRKYRGVDLLIVDDVQFLEGKRATLVELLHTIDALHRDGKQLVFSADRSPAALGELGPELASRLAGGMTCSLEQPDLSLRIGLVQQFASRLDVEFPPAVAEYIAANVTTGAREISGAVNRIHAASRMLKEPISHELAEVSLAELLRHSRKAVRLTDIERAICDEFGLSNESLQSGGRTKAISSARMLAMFLARKHTRAGLAEIGQHFGRRSHSTVISAQKRVSDWLSNQSDIDLSERRCTVDEAIQRVEQRLRAG